Proteins encoded in a region of the Mucilaginibacter sabulilitoris genome:
- a CDS encoding NACHT domain-containing protein, whose amino-acid sequence MISFSPVQFETLKARVLANANIRSITPGDCKALALQIYSKTKLTVSETTLKRVYGFAYSKFKPSLFTIDVLAKFCGFEGWDNFCAQENVPSAKSQNEHVDWKTLSHNAAKITHFTLQALKNRSGIPFHQTIRRKFIDDHFDEFLRGDYTATVFTAPSGYGKTIGLCHWIDEKLESDTNDIILFFSSSALMNVFLSGRDLNDWLLALLGYSHEEDIEALFDINKRNGGKFYLIIDGFDEHMFKNDQFELVLTQLMDIFSFYQSHEWFKLVLTMRSANWINNKHNMEFGLKNWFTGFITDHDLTTNVPLFNIQEIKQLCRNINPLIQSFIAIDVVNNFNHPLYFQFYYKQHKNNFSLNNIDHICIYELISIFILNKVYLGHYATEKILLLKGLVDEMDFKSGVYELDKFKCNDLLKQYSHAYNELLSIGFLREVNSSNGFQFKTLVQFGNNNFLEFTVARKLLLDNNQRFDLQLIKLLNNAFSESKHKLPVIKWCVIHAIKNGQQESFELLAQTGLNPKEKSELIVFLGDLLQKICFASNNSETTANYFKQDCGDGLFYYFFGMELIHVDYKKALQVLLKFELSDHKKILTYTALATIAILQLDVKQLEDYLAKLKNFPRHDFQQFAINPLHCLNAIYQYLKYGIIRKDFFAEATRFYFNPPKQIEGVYDKKANDLTYLLAAYSTLICQKPFKTLRFVNTLNKIDKPGAETSFAYNFFLKIVASDASFVLDRKAVLTDNSNSISISYKQEEYLFTPFMKALFYSLKIKNAIINNDYSSISGYLNCLNQVSDESGNKLPKLFIYFTILNNEQLTNLDPQLYKQVSYNHTKLLRECGLSPDIFVKSKDAHPLELKVKVNN is encoded by the coding sequence ATGATCTCCTTTTCACCAGTCCAATTTGAAACATTGAAAGCCCGTGTACTTGCCAATGCCAATATCAGAAGCATTACCCCGGGCGACTGCAAGGCTCTTGCACTACAGATCTACAGTAAGACAAAACTAACGGTTAGCGAAACCACTTTAAAACGGGTATACGGATTTGCATATAGTAAATTTAAACCCTCTTTATTCACCATTGATGTTTTAGCCAAATTCTGCGGCTTTGAAGGCTGGGATAATTTTTGTGCCCAGGAGAATGTACCTTCTGCGAAGTCACAAAATGAACATGTTGATTGGAAAACCCTTAGTCATAATGCGGCTAAAATCACGCATTTTACTTTACAGGCTTTAAAAAATCGCTCGGGCATTCCGTTTCATCAAACTATACGCAGAAAATTTATTGATGATCATTTTGATGAGTTTCTGAGGGGTGACTACACCGCCACCGTATTTACCGCGCCTTCGGGCTATGGAAAAACAATTGGACTTTGCCATTGGATAGATGAAAAATTAGAATCAGATACCAATGACATCATCTTATTCTTTAGCAGCAGCGCCCTGATGAACGTTTTTTTAAGCGGTCGTGACCTTAACGACTGGCTGCTGGCCCTGCTGGGCTATTCGCACGAGGAAGATATTGAAGCCTTGTTTGATATCAATAAACGCAATGGCGGTAAGTTTTACCTTATTATTGACGGGTTTGATGAACACATGTTTAAAAACGACCAGTTTGAACTGGTGCTTACCCAGTTAATGGATATTTTCTCCTTTTATCAGTCGCACGAATGGTTTAAGCTGGTTTTAACCATGCGATCGGCCAACTGGATCAATAACAAACATAACATGGAGTTTGGCTTAAAAAACTGGTTCACCGGATTTATAACAGACCATGACTTAACCACCAATGTACCTTTATTTAATATTCAGGAAATCAAACAGTTGTGTCGAAACATCAATCCACTCATTCAGAGTTTTATAGCTATTGATGTAGTTAATAACTTTAACCACCCGTTATACTTTCAATTTTATTACAAACAGCATAAGAATAATTTTTCGCTCAACAATATCGATCATATCTGTATATATGAACTGATTTCCATATTTATACTCAATAAAGTTTATCTGGGGCACTATGCTACCGAAAAGATCTTGTTACTGAAAGGGTTGGTTGATGAAATGGATTTCAAGAGCGGCGTTTATGAGCTCGATAAATTTAAATGCAACGATCTGCTTAAACAATATAGTCATGCCTATAACGAATTATTAAGCATCGGTTTTTTAAGAGAAGTTAATTCAAGCAATGGTTTTCAGTTTAAAACCCTGGTACAATTTGGTAACAATAATTTTTTAGAATTCACGGTAGCCAGAAAGCTCCTTTTAGATAATAACCAGCGGTTTGACCTGCAACTGATCAAATTACTCAATAACGCGTTTAGTGAAAGCAAACATAAATTACCGGTGATAAAATGGTGCGTAATACATGCCATTAAGAACGGGCAGCAGGAAAGTTTTGAGCTTTTGGCACAAACCGGCCTTAACCCCAAAGAAAAATCTGAACTCATCGTTTTTTTAGGCGACCTGCTTCAAAAGATATGCTTCGCGTCAAATAACTCCGAAACCACGGCCAACTATTTTAAACAGGATTGCGGCGATGGCCTGTTTTATTATTTCTTTGGCATGGAACTGATCCATGTTGATTACAAAAAGGCCCTACAAGTTTTATTAAAGTTTGAGCTTTCTGACCACAAAAAGATACTTACCTACACCGCCCTGGCAACTATAGCCATACTTCAGCTGGATGTTAAACAACTGGAAGATTATCTTGCAAAACTCAAAAACTTCCCGCGGCATGATTTTCAGCAGTTTGCTATAAATCCGCTGCACTGCTTAAATGCAATTTATCAGTACTTGAAATATGGCATAATAAGGAAAGATTTTTTTGCCGAGGCAACGCGGTTCTACTTCAATCCACCAAAACAGATTGAAGGTGTGTATGATAAAAAAGCGAATGATCTTACTTACCTGCTGGCTGCTTACTCTACGCTCATTTGTCAGAAGCCATTTAAAACATTACGATTTGTTAACACACTGAATAAGATAGACAAACCTGGCGCCGAAACATCATTTGCCTATAATTTCTTTTTGAAAATAGTCGCGTCTGATGCTTCTTTCGTGCTTGACCGCAAAGCCGTGCTAACAGATAACAGCAATTCTATTTCAATATCCTACAAACAGGAAGAATACCTGTTCACCCCTTTTATGAAGGCGTTGTTTTACAGCCTCAAAATAAAAAACGCCATTATAAATAATGATTATTCATCCATCAGCGGGTATTTGAATTGTTTAAACCAGGTGTCGGACGAGTCTGGAAACAAGCTCCCTAAATTATTTATATATTTTACTATTCTTAACAATGAACAATTGACAAACCTCGATCCTCAACTATACAAACAGGTATCTTATAACCATACCAAATTACTGCGCGAATGCGGCTTAAGCCCCGATATATTTGTAAAGTCAAAAGACGCTCATCCCCTGGAGCTGAAAGTAAAAGTTAACAACTGA
- a CDS encoding c-type cytochrome, producing the protein MKKYTPIFLIAVAALFIIGFTIPPKKHPLPVADKNNGGLFLPGNFRAVAVVDSLEGRARHLAVNSNGDVYVKLRFPDSTGGNVALRDTNHDGKADIIKKFADYEDKGSYGTGMRVHKGYLYFSSEVNVYRTKLNPKTLVPDGPLELILHDTNSPHEHDAKPLAFDNKGHMYVAFGAPSNACQVQNRVPGSMGVKGCPLLKNYGGIWQFDEAKPNQQQKDGIRYATGLRSVVAMDWNTADSCLYVVAHGRDDLRLQFPKKFSGWQSAILPAEEFIKVKQGTDVGWPYYYYDPFKKKKLLNPEYGGDGKKVGNGAKYAQPIMAFQAHWAPNDLLFYTGNQFPERYKNGAFIAFHGSTNRSPYPQAGFFVCFVPFKNGVPTGKWEIFADGFAGRNTVVSVSDAVYRPMGLSMGPDGSLYISETEKGKVWRIFYQGDRTKFTAAQLSKMELRKKLPGFKIPDVMRNNLMSGMLGSGAKLYATYCANCHQKNGKGDGNLFPPLSGSEWVTGGKYMEKDLAIRVILNGLEGPVKVKNKPYNSVMPKHNFLSDDQIAKVLTYIRNNFGNNSSLVTASEVKKVRAESGGK; encoded by the coding sequence ATGAAAAAATACACCCCTATATTTCTGATAGCTGTTGCCGCCCTTTTTATTATTGGTTTTACAATTCCCCCAAAAAAACACCCGCTCCCGGTAGCTGACAAAAACAACGGCGGGTTATTTCTGCCCGGCAATTTCAGGGCCGTAGCAGTGGTTGATAGCTTGGAGGGGCGTGCCCGTCACCTGGCGGTTAACAGCAATGGCGATGTTTATGTAAAGCTGCGGTTTCCGGATTCTACAGGGGGTAATGTCGCCTTGCGCGATACCAATCACGATGGCAAGGCCGATATTATAAAAAAGTTTGCCGACTACGAGGATAAAGGAAGTTATGGCACAGGCATGCGTGTACATAAAGGATATCTGTATTTCAGTTCGGAGGTTAACGTTTATCGCACCAAACTAAATCCTAAAACGCTGGTTCCGGACGGGCCGCTGGAGCTGATCCTGCATGATACAAACTCACCCCATGAACATGATGCCAAACCGCTTGCTTTTGACAATAAGGGCCATATGTATGTGGCTTTCGGCGCCCCTTCAAATGCTTGCCAGGTGCAAAACCGGGTACCTGGTTCTATGGGTGTTAAAGGTTGTCCGCTGCTTAAAAATTATGGAGGTATATGGCAGTTTGATGAGGCAAAACCAAATCAGCAGCAAAAAGATGGTATACGTTACGCCACCGGCTTGCGTAGTGTGGTAGCTATGGACTGGAACACTGCCGACAGTTGTTTATACGTTGTGGCGCACGGACGCGACGATCTGCGGCTGCAGTTTCCTAAAAAATTCAGCGGGTGGCAAAGTGCCATACTACCTGCCGAAGAATTTATAAAGGTGAAGCAGGGTACAGATGTAGGCTGGCCCTATTATTATTATGACCCTTTTAAAAAGAAGAAATTGTTAAATCCCGAATATGGCGGCGACGGTAAAAAAGTTGGGAATGGCGCAAAGTATGCGCAGCCCATTATGGCTTTCCAAGCGCATTGGGCGCCTAATGATCTGCTTTTTTATACCGGTAACCAGTTCCCGGAACGGTATAAAAATGGCGCCTTCATAGCCTTTCACGGGTCCACTAACCGTTCACCTTATCCGCAGGCTGGCTTTTTTGTTTGTTTTGTGCCTTTTAAAAATGGCGTACCCACCGGCAAGTGGGAAATTTTTGCCGACGGCTTTGCCGGCCGCAATACAGTAGTAAGTGTAAGTGATGCCGTTTACCGGCCCATGGGGCTTTCCATGGGTCCCGATGGTTCGTTATATATAAGCGAAACAGAAAAAGGGAAGGTATGGCGGATATTTTACCAGGGCGACAGAACCAAATTTACCGCTGCCCAGTTGTCCAAAATGGAATTAAGGAAAAAACTGCCCGGCTTTAAAATACCAGATGTAATGCGCAATAACCTCATGAGCGGTATGCTGGGCAGCGGTGCAAAGTTATATGCTACCTATTGCGCTAACTGCCATCAAAAAAATGGTAAAGGCGACGGTAACCTCTTTCCGCCGCTAAGCGGCTCGGAGTGGGTTACGGGCGGTAAATACATGGAAAAGGACCTGGCCATAAGAGTTATACTTAATGGCCTTGAAGGTCCGGTTAAGGTGAAAAATAAACCCTATAATAGTGTAATGCCCAAACATAATTTCCTGAGCGATGATCAAATTGCCAAAGTGCTTACCTATATCCGCAACAATTTCGGAAATAACAGTAGTTTGGTTACGGCGTCAGAAGTGAAAAAGGTCCGTGCGGAATCAGGGGGGAAATAG
- a CDS encoding amino acid permease, which yields MPAPSPEKNKLGLWTSTSLVVGNMIGAGVFLMPAAMASFGSIGLLGWVFSAIGSYFLAKVFSNLSKLLPHATGGPYAYTRSGLGDFAGFLVAWGYYLAVSCANAAITISFVSALSTFFPVLASSAVTAIATGLCTIWLLTYINTRGVVTGGKVQLITTILKITPLVLVAIGGLFFIQVKNFTPFNGSGTSVYAALTATATMTMFAFIGIESATVPAGSVADPEKTIPRATLLGLLIATLVYVLSSFSVMGIIPAASLQRSVTPFADAAVVIYGSSARYWVSAGIAIAAFGSLNGWTLLQGQMPFAIANDKLFPAAFARQNKKGVPYVGILVSSVMVSLFMSMNYTKGLVEQFKFLLLLSLLSILIPYLLSAAAYLIIRVKQKQVNGLTGAVTLAILAFGYALWTIAGTGKEAVYYGFLLLMGGIPFYVWLAYKKNSEAE from the coding sequence ATGCCCGCACCATCCCCAGAAAAAAACAAATTAGGCTTATGGACAAGCACCTCCCTTGTGGTTGGTAACATGATTGGCGCCGGGGTATTTTTAATGCCTGCGGCAATGGCATCTTTTGGCAGCATTGGTTTGCTGGGCTGGGTGTTTTCGGCAATAGGTTCTTATTTTCTGGCAAAAGTTTTCAGTAACCTGAGCAAATTGCTGCCACACGCAACCGGTGGCCCCTACGCCTATACCCGTAGCGGCCTTGGCGATTTTGCCGGTTTCCTGGTAGCCTGGGGATACTATCTGGCGGTTTCATGCGCTAATGCAGCTATTACTATTTCGTTTGTAAGCGCACTGAGCACATTTTTTCCGGTACTGGCGTCAAGCGCTGTTACGGCTATAGCTACAGGTTTGTGTACCATATGGCTGCTTACCTATATTAATACACGTGGGGTGGTTACCGGGGGTAAAGTACAGCTCATTACTACCATATTAAAAATAACCCCGCTGGTGCTGGTAGCTATAGGTGGCTTATTTTTTATACAGGTTAAAAACTTTACACCTTTTAACGGAAGCGGAACGTCTGTGTATGCAGCCTTAACAGCTACTGCTACCATGACCATGTTTGCCTTTATTGGCATTGAGAGCGCCACGGTGCCCGCAGGCAGCGTGGCCGATCCGGAAAAAACCATTCCGCGCGCTACTTTGCTGGGCTTATTGATAGCAACGCTGGTATATGTTTTAAGCAGTTTTAGCGTGATGGGCATTATCCCGGCCGCTTCGCTGCAGCGCTCGGTTACCCCCTTTGCCGATGCCGCCGTGGTAATATATGGCAGCAGTGCGCGCTATTGGGTGAGCGCCGGTATAGCTATTGCCGCGTTTGGTTCCCTAAACGGCTGGACATTATTACAGGGCCAGATGCCCTTTGCCATTGCCAACGATAAATTATTCCCGGCGGCATTTGCCCGGCAAAATAAAAAAGGAGTGCCCTATGTAGGTATTTTGGTGAGCAGCGTTATGGTATCCCTGTTCATGAGCATGAATTATACCAAAGGCCTGGTAGAGCAGTTTAAGTTTCTGCTGTTGTTGTCTTTATTATCCATACTTATCCCCTATCTCTTGTCGGCTGCGGCTTATCTCATTATCAGGGTAAAGCAGAAACAGGTAAACGGTTTAACCGGCGCGGTTACACTGGCAATTTTAGCATTTGGCTATGCCTTATGGACCATCGCCGGCACGGGTAAGGAAGCCGTGTACTACGGTTTTTTACTGCTGATGGGCGGTATCCCGTTTTATGTTTGGCTGGCTTATAAGAAGAATAGCGAAGCGGAGTAA
- a CDS encoding GH92 family glycosyl hydrolase: protein MKKVFLWAFAFLPLIASAQVEKTTSPVDYINPLMGTSSKPALSNGNTYPAVALPWGMNFWTPQTGKMGNGWQYTYEADKLVGFKQTHQPSPWMNDYGMFSIFPETGSLKLNELQRGSWFSHKAEIAKPYYYSVYLADYDVTTEITPTERAASFRFTFPQSDSSHIVIDAFNKGSYVKIIPGEQKIIGYSTRNSGAVPANFKNYFVIYVDKPFELASAWHDWKTDGSLEYTGDHAGAVISFKTKKGEQVHLRVASSFISTEQAELNLKRELANDNFDVVCQKAKDTWNKTLSRLNPEGGTIDQTRTFYSSLYRMLFFPNRMYEVDANGQNVHYSPINGKTMPGYYFAGTGFWDTFRALYPFLNLVYPSMNKEMQEGLINSYKEGGWLPEWSSPGYADCMIGNNSASVVSEAYLKGLRGYDINLLYEALKHGANNEGPNATGRRGVQYYNTLGYVPYDVKINENAARTLEYAYDDFAIYQLGKALGKPKKEIEVYKKRSQNYRNLFDPQTKLMRGKNKDGSFETPFNPFKWGDAFTEGNSWHYSWSVFHDIQGLINLVGGKPQFVAKLDSVFTMPPVFDDSYYGTVIHEIREMQIANMGQYAHGNQPIQHMIYLYNYAGEPWKTQYWAREAMNKLYKATPDGYCGDEDNGQTSAWYIFSAMGFYPVTPASDQYVLGAPLFKKLTVNLENGKTIVINAPNNSADNKYVNSLTVDGKAYDFNWLSHKALLNGGELNFDMSATPNKQRGTSPADVPYSMSNEK, encoded by the coding sequence CCTTTTTACCGTTAATCGCATCGGCCCAGGTTGAAAAAACCACCAGCCCTGTTGATTATATTAACCCGCTGATGGGCACGTCATCAAAACCTGCCCTTTCAAATGGTAACACTTACCCGGCCGTGGCACTGCCCTGGGGCATGAACTTCTGGACGCCGCAAACCGGCAAAATGGGCAACGGCTGGCAATATACTTATGAGGCCGATAAATTAGTGGGCTTTAAACAAACCCACCAGCCTTCGCCCTGGATGAATGATTATGGCATGTTTTCCATATTTCCAGAAACAGGCAGCCTTAAACTGAACGAGCTTCAGCGCGGCAGCTGGTTTTCGCATAAAGCCGAGATCGCCAAACCTTATTATTACAGCGTTTACCTGGCCGATTATGATGTAACTACCGAAATTACGCCAACCGAACGTGCGGCCAGTTTCAGGTTTACTTTCCCGCAAAGCGACAGCTCACATATTGTGATAGATGCTTTCAACAAGGGATCATACGTGAAAATAATTCCGGGCGAGCAAAAGATCATTGGCTACAGCACCCGTAATAGTGGCGCGGTACCTGCCAATTTTAAAAACTATTTTGTTATTTATGTTGATAAGCCTTTTGAACTGGCATCGGCCTGGCACGACTGGAAAACCGATGGTTCACTGGAATATACCGGCGACCATGCCGGGGCGGTTATCAGCTTTAAAACCAAAAAAGGCGAGCAGGTACACCTGCGTGTAGCTTCGTCATTCATCAGCACAGAACAAGCCGAGCTTAATTTAAAGCGCGAACTGGCTAATGACAATTTTGATGTGGTTTGCCAAAAGGCAAAAGATACCTGGAACAAAACGCTGAGCCGTTTAAACCCCGAAGGCGGTACTATTGACCAAACCCGCACTTTTTACTCCAGTCTTTACCGTATGCTTTTCTTCCCCAACAGAATGTATGAGGTTGACGCTAACGGACAGAATGTACATTACAGCCCTATTAATGGTAAAACAATGCCGGGCTACTACTTTGCGGGTACTGGTTTCTGGGATACTTTTCGGGCGCTGTACCCTTTCCTAAACCTGGTTTATCCATCTATGAACAAAGAGATGCAGGAAGGCCTGATCAATTCATACAAAGAGGGTGGCTGGCTGCCTGAATGGTCGAGCCCGGGTTATGCCGATTGTATGATAGGTAATAACTCTGCATCGGTAGTGTCCGAAGCATATCTGAAAGGTCTGCGTGGTTATGATATTAACTTATTGTATGAAGCACTGAAACATGGTGCCAACAACGAGGGGCCAAACGCTACCGGTCGTCGCGGGGTACAATATTATAATACACTGGGTTATGTACCTTATGATGTTAAGATCAACGAAAATGCTGCCCGTACACTGGAATATGCTTATGACGATTTTGCTATATACCAGTTAGGTAAAGCGCTTGGTAAGCCCAAAAAAGAAATTGAAGTTTATAAAAAACGCAGCCAGAACTACCGTAACCTGTTCGATCCGCAAACCAAACTGATGCGCGGTAAAAACAAGGACGGATCATTTGAAACACCTTTTAATCCATTCAAATGGGGTGATGCCTTTACCGAAGGTAACAGCTGGCACTATAGCTGGAGCGTATTCCATGATATTCAGGGTTTGATAAACCTGGTTGGCGGCAAGCCGCAGTTTGTAGCCAAACTTGATTCTGTATTTACGATGCCGCCGGTTTTTGACGACAGCTATTATGGCACCGTGATTCACGAGATCCGCGAAATGCAGATAGCCAACATGGGGCAGTATGCGCATGGTAACCAGCCAATTCAGCACATGATATACCTGTATAATTATGCCGGCGAACCCTGGAAAACACAATACTGGGCACGTGAAGCCATGAACAAATTATACAAAGCCACTCCGGATGGTTATTGTGGTGATGAAGATAACGGACAGACATCGGCCTGGTATATATTTTCGGCCATGGGCTTTTACCCGGTAACCCCGGCCAGCGATCAGTATGTATTGGGCGCGCCCCTGTTTAAAAAGTTAACTGTTAACCTGGAGAACGGTAAAACCATAGTAATCAACGCGCCAAACAACAGTGCCGACAATAAATATGTGAACAGCCTGACAGTTGACGGTAAAGCATACGATTTTAACTGGCTTAGTCACAAAGCATTGCTGAACGGCGGTGAGCTGAATTTTGATATGTCGGCCACGCCAAACAAACAACGCGGCACCAGCCCTGCTGATGTTCCTTATTCTATGTCGAACGAGAAATAG